The proteins below are encoded in one region of Alistipes indistinctus YIT 12060:
- the mnmE gene encoding tRNA uridine-5-carboxymethylaminomethyl(34) synthesis GTPase MnmE — MTGKRDTIIAVASGTGGAIALIRLSGPTAIAIGDRIFTSVSGSPLSRSKGFTVHFGHIRNEADEIIDDVLVSLFRAPRSYTGEDMLEISCHGSTFIQREILRLCIREGARMAQGGEFTLKAFLAGKMDLSQAEAVADIIASDSRAALTLATRQIRGGYSKEFTDLRQQLLELTSLLELELDFSEEDVEFADRTRLSAMLTEIEHRISSLSDSFRLGNILKNGVPVAIVGSPNVGKSTLLNALLNEERALVSDIAGTTRDLIEETINIQGVTFRFIDTAGIRDTADPLEHMGIERTLQRVRQAAIILLMVDANDPSEQIEAQLQSIPVGEGQQIALILNKSDKATEEQIALSKKTLQQKNAIPVLSISAKQKGNLQALTSLLYDSVHADESLRSGQLIVSNARHHEALEAARGATHRAQNGLAGGISGDLLAQDIREVLHHLGTITGEITSQDILNSIFSKFCIGK; from the coding sequence ATGACCGGAAAGCGGGATACTATCATCGCCGTCGCCTCCGGCACCGGAGGCGCGATTGCGCTGATCCGCCTGAGCGGTCCGACAGCCATCGCCATCGGCGACCGGATTTTCACCAGCGTGTCCGGCTCTCCTCTCAGCAGATCTAAAGGTTTTACCGTCCACTTCGGCCATATCCGCAACGAAGCGGATGAGATCATCGACGACGTTCTGGTGTCGCTCTTTCGCGCCCCCCGCTCCTATACCGGTGAGGACATGCTCGAAATCTCCTGCCACGGTTCGACCTTCATCCAACGAGAGATTTTACGTCTTTGCATCCGGGAAGGAGCCCGCATGGCGCAGGGAGGGGAATTCACACTCAAAGCCTTTTTAGCCGGGAAGATGGATTTATCCCAGGCAGAGGCGGTGGCCGATATCATCGCATCAGACAGTCGGGCCGCATTGACGCTGGCCACCCGCCAGATCCGCGGCGGTTATTCGAAAGAGTTTACAGACCTTCGCCAACAATTACTCGAATTGACCTCCCTGCTGGAGCTCGAGTTGGATTTCAGCGAAGAAGACGTGGAGTTCGCTGACCGGACTCGTTTATCGGCGATGCTCACAGAAATAGAACACCGGATCAGCTCACTGAGCGACTCTTTCCGGTTGGGCAACATCCTGAAAAACGGCGTTCCCGTCGCCATTGTCGGCAGCCCGAACGTCGGCAAATCCACGCTGCTCAACGCCCTGCTCAATGAAGAACGGGCACTCGTATCGGATATCGCAGGCACTACACGAGACCTGATCGAGGAGACGATCAACATCCAGGGTGTCACTTTCCGGTTTATCGATACGGCGGGCATCCGGGATACGGCCGACCCGTTGGAGCATATGGGCATCGAACGAACATTGCAGCGCGTACGACAGGCTGCAATTATCCTGCTGATGGTCGACGCCAACGATCCATCCGAGCAAATTGAAGCGCAACTACAATCTATACCGGTCGGGGAGGGGCAGCAAATCGCACTCATCCTGAATAAATCCGACAAAGCAACTGAGGAACAGATCGCGTTATCAAAGAAAACCTTACAGCAAAAAAACGCCATTCCTGTTTTGTCTATTTCAGCCAAGCAAAAAGGCAACTTACAAGCACTAACGTCATTGCTGTACGATTCCGTTCATGCCGATGAGTCGCTCCGTTCCGGACAACTGATTGTTTCGAACGCCCGGCACCACGAAGCATTAGAAGCCGCACGCGGAGCCACGCACCGGGCTCAGAATGGACTTGCAGGAGGCATTTCCGGAGACCTGCTCGCTCAGGACATCCGCGAAGTTCTGCACCATTTGGGCACCATTACCGGTGAAATCACGTCGCAGGACATACTGAATTCCATCTTTTCCAAATTCTGCATCGGCAAATAG